ATCCACTGGATGATTCCGTCGATTCCGCTCGCCGTGGCGTTCGCGCTTGGCGGCGTGCTCTCGCCGACCGACGCGGTGGCCGTCTCGGCCCTCACCGGACGCATGCGCATGCCCACACGGCTCATGCATGTGCTCGAGGGCGAGGCGATGATGAACGACGCGTCGGGGCTCGTCGTCTTCAAGTTCGCGCTCGTCGCGGCCACCACGGGGCTGTTTTCCATCGGCAGCGCGACCTTCTCGTTCTTCGTGATCGCGCTGGGCGGACTGCTGGCCGGCTGGGCCGTGACGTGGCTCTTCACGCAATTCCATCGCCGCGTGATGGACGCGACCACGGAAGAACCCGCGACGGTCGTGCTGCTCCTGCTGCTCATGCCGTTCGCCGCCTATCTGCTGGCCGAACACTTCGGTTTTTCGGGCATTCTCGCGGCCGTGGCCGCCGGCATGACGGTCAGCTCGACCGATCTGCTCAACTCCCGCACCGCCACGCGTATTCTCGGCAACGGCGTGTGGTCGATGCTCGAATTCGTGTTCAACGGCGCCGTGTTCGTTCTGCTGGGGCTGCAATTGCCGGACATCGTGCGCGCCGCGCTGCGACCGAGCGAACATCTGTGGGGAACGCTCGCGAATCTCGGCGAACTGATGTTCTATGTCGGCGCAATTTCCGCGGTGCTCATCGTGCTGCGCTTTTGCTGGGTGTGGGTGGCGTGGCGGGTGATGTACTTCCTGGGCATGCGACGCGGTGAAATCACGATGAAGCCCGGCATGCGCTTTACCGGCGTGACGGCGCTCTCGGGCGTGCGCGGTGCGGTGACGCTGGCCGGCGCGCTCTCGGTGCCGCTGGCATTGCCGGGCGGGGCACCGTTCCCGGGGCGCGATCTGTTGATCTTTCTGGCTGCCGGGGTGATTCTGCTGTCGCTGATCGGCGGCAGCCTCGGTTTGCCGGTGCTGTTGCGCGGTGTGCGCTGGCCGGTCGAAGAGGCGCGCAATCGTGAAATGGGCGAGGCGCGATTGGCCGCCTCGGAAGCGGCGATTCGCGCCGTCGAGTCGTTGCAGAAGGTGATTGCGAAGTCGGGTGACGAACTCGATACCGCGGTGTGCGCCGAAGCGGCCGCGCGCGTGATGGGGCGCTATCGCCGAACGCTGAACGCGGCGACGGCCACTGACGAGATGCGCGAGCGGGCGGTACGCGAGGTCGAAGTCGAGCGACGCCTGCGCGCGGCAGCGCTGCAGGCCGAGCGGGTGGAACTGTCTCGTCTGCGTATTACCCATCGCATCAACGACGAAACGCTGCGCGAGTTGCTCAGCGAGATCGATTTCGCCGAACTCGCGCTCGGATCGGTCGACCCGGCCACCGGCAAACGAAAGAAAAGCAGGAAGCACTGACGCGCACCGTTGCCGGGCAATGCATCGGCGCTGGCGCACGGCAGGCAAACCAAGGGAGAAGGATCATGGAATGTCCGTTTTGCACGGGGGATGGCGGCGACGTCGTGTGGCGCGACCCGGTGCTGCGCGTGGTGCTCGCGAACGAGAACGGCTATCCGGGCTTCGCGCGGGTCATCTGGCATGCCCACGTCGCCGAGATGAGCGATCTGCCCGAAGCGGCGCGCGAGCATGTCATGCGTGTGGTGTTTGGCGTCGAGACCGCGCAGCGCACGGTCATGTCGCCGGACAAGGTCAATGTGGCCAGCCTGGGCAATATGGTGCCGCACGTGCATTGGCATGTGATTCCGCGCTATCGGGACGACGTCCATTTCCCCGGATCGGTCTGGAGCGCACCGCAACGCGAGGTGCCGCAGGCGCTCCTCGCCGAGCGCGCGGCCTGGATGCCCGCGTTGCGCGAGGCTATCGTGGCAGAATTGGACCGCATTCCGGCGTGGCCGGCATGACCGTTGAGACCTGAGCAGCTATACTGCCGGCCGATGTGCCGCATGTCGGTATACCGACCGATTTTTCTGGAGCAAGACCATGGCTGGGCTGGAGAAAGACACGCCGATTCCCGTTTCCCTGACGCTGCATCGTGCATCAAAGGTGCTGGAACTTGGTTACGAAGACGGCAAACACTACCGCCTGCCGTTCGAATTGCTGCGCGTACTCTCGCCGTCGGCGGAAGTGCGTGGTCACGGACCAGGGCAGGAAACGCTGCAAACCGGCAAGCGTGACGTCACGCTGAACGGCCTCGAGCCGATCGGCAACTACGCGGTGCGCCCGGTCTTTTCGGACGGTCACGACACCGGCATCTATTCGTGGGATTACCTCTACGAGCTGTGCGTGCGTCAGGACGCACTGTGGCAGGAATACCTGGACAAGCTCGCGGCGGCGGGTGTCGATCGCGACACGCCGATGCCGTCGCCCGCTGCCGGTGGCTGCCACCACCATTGAGGCCCCGGCGGTGCGCACGCCTGAGTGTGCGCCCGCTTACATGATTTGGAGATTGCAATGGGCCAACAGACCCACTTCGGTTATGAAACCGTCGACGAGAAGGAAAAGGCCGGCAAGGTGGCCGAGGTGTTCCACTCGGTCGCCAGCAAGTACGACATCATGAACGACCTGATGTCGGGCGGCCTGCACCGGATCTGGAAGGCCTTCACGATCGGCCGCGCCGCCGTGCGTCCCGGCTTCAAGGTGCTCGACATTGCCGGTGGCACCGGCGACCTTTCCAAGGCGTTTGCCCGCGCGGCCGGCCCGACCGGCGAAGTCTGGCTCACGGACATCAACGAATCGATGCTGCGCGTGGGCCGCGATCGTCTGCTCGATGCCGGCATCGTCACCCCGGCCCTGCTGTGCGACGCCGAGAAGCTGCCGTTCCCGTCGAACTATTTCGATGTAGTGACCGTGGCCTTCGGCCTGCGCAATATGACGCACAAGGACGCCGCCCTCGCGGAGATGCGCCGGGTCATCAAGCCGGGCGGCAAGGTGATGGTGCTGGAATTCTCGAAGGTCTGGCAGCCGCTGGAAAAGGCATACGACGCCTATTCGTTCAAGGTGCTGCCGTGGCTCGGTTCGCGCATTGCGGGCGACGCCGAAAGCTACCGCTATCTGGCCGAGTCGATCCGCATGCACCCGGACCAGGAAACGCTCAAGACAATGATGGAAGAGGTCGGTCTGGAGCGTGTGGAATATCACAACCTGACAGCCGGCGTGGTCGCGCTGCATATCGGACGCAAATTCTGACGCGTCGGAAAACTAAGTACTCACTTACCTGATTCGGCCCAGCGCCCCGGTTGGCAGAAAAAATCTGCACCGGGGCGTTTCTCTAAGTACAAGCTAATTCTGCTATGGCAGAATCGGCCGTCACCTCATCCGGTTTCAACACGTAAAAAAGTGCTGAACCATTCGAGTTGACGCATGTCAGTAGACAGCAACCTATAAACTCCACGGAGAGACCAGAACGATGTTCCAGTTCCTGAAAAACAAGCTGTTGTTGGGCGTGGTGGCCGGCGTATTGGCGGTCGGCATGACGATCGCGGACGCCGATGCCAAACGCGTTGGCGGCGGCCGGAGCATCGGCAAGCAGTCCAACACCGTGACGCAACGCCAGCAAACGCCGCAACAACCGAACCAGGCCGCACCGGGTGCTGCACCGCAGCAAGCCGCGCCGGCAGCCGCAGGTGCGGGAGCGGCAGGGGCCGCCGCCGCCAAGCCGGCCAATCGCTGGCTCGGCCCGATCGCCGGTCTGGCCGCGGGTCTCGGCATCGCCGCGCTGCTGTCGCACTTCGGTATGGGCGGCGCCTTCGCAAGCATGATGGCCAACGTCATCATCATTGCGCTGATCGCGTTCGCTGCCATGTGGCTGATCCGCCGTTTCCGCGGCAATAAGTCGCAGTCGCAGACGCCGGCCTATGCAGGCGCAGGCAACGACGCGTCGAACAACTCCCTGCGTCAGTCGTGGGATAGCCAGCAGCAGCCGTCGTCGCAACCGGCATCGTCGGCCCAACCGTCGCTGTCGGCCGTGCCGGCAGCCGCGGCGGGCGCCGCCGCTGTTGCCGAGCCGTTCGGTGTGCCGGCGGGCTTCGACGCCGAAGGCTTCCTGCGCAGCGCCAAGGTGTACTTCAACCGTCTGCAAGCCGCATGGGACAAGGGCGATCAAGCCGATATCAACGAGTTCACCACGCCGCAGATGTTCGCGGAAATCAAGATGGACCTCGAAGAGCGCGGCAAGTCGACCAACCGTACTGACGTCGTGCAACTCGACGCCGAACTGCTCGGTATCGAGCAAACGGCGACCGAGTACATGGCAAGCGTTCGCTTCTCGGGCTTGATCCGCGAAGCCGAAGGTGCCCCGGCCGAGCCGTTCAATGAAGTGTGGAACCTGACCAAGCCGGTCGCCGGTAGCGGTGGTTGGGTCCTCGCGGGAATTCAGCAGCTCTAAGCCTCGCGCCGTTTTTGCCGTAACCTGCCTTACAATGAGAGCCCGCGTTTGAAGCGCGGGCTCTTTTGTTTTTGCCGTCCGCAATGCATCGTTGGGCGGCGTCTTTCGGTGCGACCGGTGCTCAGCGCCGGCCGGCCGCCAAGCTCATGACCGTAGCCGCCAAAGCCTTTGCCGCCACCGTGAATCATCTGCTCGCCCGCGAACCGTGGGCGCGCGAGCGTTTGCGCCATCATATCGGTGCGTCTGCCCGGCTTGCGATGTCAGCCATCGACCTGCGCCTGCGCGTGGGCGATGACGGTTACCTCGCCGCCGCCGAATCGGACCTGCCTTGCGACGTCAGCATCTCGGTGCCCCCGGCGGCGCTCGCCGATTTCGCGGGCGGCGGTCAGGCCGCTGTCATGCGTCACGTCAAGATCGAAGGCGATGCCGAGTTCGCCAATACCGTGTCGTATCTTGCCCAGCATTTGCGCTGGGAGGCCGCCGAAGACCTGAGCAAGGTGATCGGCGACGCTGCCGCGCATCGGGTGACGCAAACCGGCAAGGCCGTCGTCGCCAGCGCACGCCGCACGGGCGACACGCTGGCCCGCTCGCTCGCCGATTACCTCGTGGAAGAGAATCCGCTGCTCGTGGCGCGTGTGCGCCTCGATGCGATGCGCACCGACATCAGCACGTTGCGCGACGACCTCGCGCGTCTGGAGAAACGCATCGAAAAGCTCGAACGCCAGAAGGGCCCGCGCGACGGCACCGCCGTCCCGGCATCCCGCACTCAGGGAGGCCGCTGACCGATGCGTCTTCTGCGCCTGATCAAGATATTTTTCGTCTGCTATCGATACGGGCTCGACGAGCTGGTGCTCTCGAGCATTCCCCATCCCTTCGCGCGTGGGGTGTTGCGCGTGCTGTCGTTCGGCCGCAGCGGGCTGAAGGCGCCACGAGGCGAGCGCTTGCGCCTCGCCCTCGAATCGCTGGGGCCGATCTTCGTGAAGTTCGGGCAGGTGCTCTCGACGCGCCGCGATCTGATGCCGCCCGACATCGCGCAGGAACTGGCGCGCTTGCAGGATCAGGTGCCGCCGTTCGACCCCGAGGTGGCGCGCGCTGCCATCGAGCGTTCGCTGGGGCATCCGCTTGAAGACGTGTTCGTGGAATTCGAACGCTCGCCGGTCGCGAGCGCGTCGATTGCCCAGGTGCACTTCGCGCGCATTCGCGATGGCGAACACGCAGGCAAGCAAGTCGCGGTCAAGGTGTTGCGTCCGAACATGCTTGGCGTGATCGACAGCGATCTCGCCCTGATGCGGGATCTGGCGGGGTGGGTGGAGCGTCTGTGGCCGGATGGCAAGCGCCTGAAGCCGCGTGAGGTGGTCGCCGAATTCGACAAATATCTGCACGACGAACTCGACCTCATGCGCGAAGCCGCCAACGCGGCGCAGCTTCGTCGCAACTTCATCGACTCCGGCATGCTGATGGTGCCGGAGATCTACTGGGAGTTCAGCTCCAGCTTCGTTCTCGTGATGGAGCGCATGCACGGCGTGCCGATCAGTCAGATCGAAGTGCTGCGCGAGGCGGGCGTCGATCTGAAGAAGCTCGCCCGCGAGGGTGTCGAAATATTCTTCACGCAGTTCCTGCGCGACGGCTTTTTCCACGCCGACATGCACCCGGGCAATATTCTCGTGAGTCTCGACCCCGCAACGTTCGGCCGTTACATCGCGCTGGATTGCGGCATCGTCGGCGCGCTGTCCGAATTCGACAAGAATTATCTGGCACAGAACTTCCTCGCCTTCTTCCGTCGCGATTACCACCGGGTGGCGTCGTTGCATCTGGAGTCGGGCTGGGTGCCGCCGGACACGCGCGTGGAAGAGCTGGAAGGGGCGATTCGCGCCGTGTGCGAGCCGTACTTCGACCGGCCGCTCAAGGAAAT
This window of the Pandoraea fibrosis genome carries:
- a CDS encoding Na+/H+ antiporter; its protein translation is MEVVYTALILLFVVALTGVLVSFIRFLPVPLIQIAVGAALAYPGAGLHIDLDPEIFFLLFIPPLLFADGWRMPKREFWHLRVPIIAMALGLVIFTVLGVGYFIHWMIPSIPLAVAFALGGVLSPTDAVAVSALTGRMRMPTRLMHVLEGEAMMNDASGLVVFKFALVAATTGLFSIGSATFSFFVIALGGLLAGWAVTWLFTQFHRRVMDATTEEPATVVLLLLLMPFAAYLLAEHFGFSGILAAVAAGMTVSSTDLLNSRTATRILGNGVWSMLEFVFNGAVFVLLGLQLPDIVRAALRPSEHLWGTLANLGELMFYVGAISAVLIVLRFCWVWVAWRVMYFLGMRRGEITMKPGMRFTGVTALSGVRGAVTLAGALSVPLALPGGAPFPGRDLLIFLAAGVILLSLIGGSLGLPVLLRGVRWPVEEARNREMGEARLAASEAAIRAVESLQKVIAKSGDELDTAVCAEAAARVMGRYRRTLNAATATDEMRERAVREVEVERRLRAAALQAERVELSRLRITHRINDETLRELLSEIDFAELALGSVDPATGKRKKSRKH
- a CDS encoding HIT family protein — translated: MECPFCTGDGGDVVWRDPVLRVVLANENGYPGFARVIWHAHVAEMSDLPEAAREHVMRVVFGVETAQRTVMSPDKVNVASLGNMVPHVHWHVIPRYRDDVHFPGSVWSAPQREVPQALLAERAAWMPALREAIVAELDRIPAWPA
- a CDS encoding gamma-butyrobetaine hydroxylase-like domain-containing protein; translated protein: MAGLEKDTPIPVSLTLHRASKVLELGYEDGKHYRLPFELLRVLSPSAEVRGHGPGQETLQTGKRDVTLNGLEPIGNYAVRPVFSDGHDTGIYSWDYLYELCVRQDALWQEYLDKLAAAGVDRDTPMPSPAAGGCHHH
- the ubiE gene encoding bifunctional demethylmenaquinone methyltransferase/2-methoxy-6-polyprenyl-1,4-benzoquinol methylase UbiE produces the protein MGQQTHFGYETVDEKEKAGKVAEVFHSVASKYDIMNDLMSGGLHRIWKAFTIGRAAVRPGFKVLDIAGGTGDLSKAFARAAGPTGEVWLTDINESMLRVGRDRLLDAGIVTPALLCDAEKLPFPSNYFDVVTVAFGLRNMTHKDAALAEMRRVIKPGGKVMVLEFSKVWQPLEKAYDAYSFKVLPWLGSRIAGDAESYRYLAESIRMHPDQETLKTMMEEVGLERVEYHNLTAGVVALHIGRKF
- a CDS encoding Tim44 domain-containing protein — encoded protein: MFQFLKNKLLLGVVAGVLAVGMTIADADAKRVGGGRSIGKQSNTVTQRQQTPQQPNQAAPGAAPQQAAPAAAGAGAAGAAAAKPANRWLGPIAGLAAGLGIAALLSHFGMGGAFASMMANVIIIALIAFAAMWLIRRFRGNKSQSQTPAYAGAGNDASNNSLRQSWDSQQQPSSQPASSAQPSLSAVPAAAAGAAAVAEPFGVPAGFDAEGFLRSAKVYFNRLQAAWDKGDQADINEFTTPQMFAEIKMDLEERGKSTNRTDVVQLDAELLGIEQTATEYMASVRFSGLIREAEGAPAEPFNEVWNLTKPVAGSGGWVLAGIQQL
- a CDS encoding ubiquinone biosynthesis accessory factor UbiJ, encoding MTVAAKAFAATVNHLLAREPWARERLRHHIGASARLAMSAIDLRLRVGDDGYLAAAESDLPCDVSISVPPAALADFAGGGQAAVMRHVKIEGDAEFANTVSYLAQHLRWEAAEDLSKVIGDAAAHRVTQTGKAVVASARRTGDTLARSLADYLVEENPLLVARVRLDAMRTDISTLRDDLARLEKRIEKLERQKGPRDGTAVPASRTQGGR
- the ubiB gene encoding ubiquinone biosynthesis regulatory protein kinase UbiB; translation: MRLLRLIKIFFVCYRYGLDELVLSSIPHPFARGVLRVLSFGRSGLKAPRGERLRLALESLGPIFVKFGQVLSTRRDLMPPDIAQELARLQDQVPPFDPEVARAAIERSLGHPLEDVFVEFERSPVASASIAQVHFARIRDGEHAGKQVAVKVLRPNMLGVIDSDLALMRDLAGWVERLWPDGKRLKPREVVAEFDKYLHDELDLMREAANAAQLRRNFIDSGMLMVPEIYWEFSSSFVLVMERMHGVPISQIEVLREAGVDLKKLAREGVEIFFTQFLRDGFFHADMHPGNILVSLDPATFGRYIALDCGIVGALSEFDKNYLAQNFLAFFRRDYHRVASLHLESGWVPPDTRVEELEGAIRAVCEPYFDRPLKEISLGLVLMRLFQTSRRFNVEIQPQLVLLQKTLLNIEGLGRQLDPDLDLWKTAKPFLERWMAEQIGPRGWLERLKAEVPQWSKTMPQLPRLIHQALAAHARPQDDTLLLALLQEQRRTNRLLTGAFCLVGGIAIGVLTAFVWLYR